CGCACGAGGACCTCGAGTATATCGAATTGTTGGCGTCGTATCTGGCGCGAGTGTTGAGCGATCTCGATCAGCGCAGTCAGATCGCGTATCTCGCATATCATGACTCGCTCACCGGCCTCGAGAATCGGGCGCGATTCCTCGAGCGTCTCACCGAAGCGATGGCAACGGCGAATCGGTCCGGCCGGCGTTTGGGCGTTCTCTACATCGATCTCGACCGCTTCAAAGACGTCAACGATTCGCTCGGACACGCGACCGGCGACCGAGTGCTGCTCGAGGCCGCGCGTCGTCTACGGACCATGATCAGGCAAGGCGATGCGTGTTCACGTTTTGGCGGCGACGAGTTCGCGCTGCTCGTTCCCGAAGTCGATTCGATCGCCGACTTGGAGGTGCTTGCGACGCGGATCGGTCAAGTGCTGGCGCTCCCCTATCCTGTCGACGACAGCGATATCCACTTGTCGGCGAGCACCGGCATCGTAGTGTATCCCGGCGACGGCGACGCGCCCGATATGCTCCTTCGGCACGCGGATGCCGCGATGTATCGCGCGAAAGAAGACGGTCGAAACCGCCACTTCTTTTTCAGCAGCGAGATCGCTGCGCGCCTGCAGAGCCGGCGCGAGATTCAGACCGGCGTCCGTGATGCGATGGAGAACGGCGCGCTCGAGCTCTACTACCAACCGATCGTCGAGCTATCGACCGGCCGCACGTGCACGGCAGAGACCTTGTTGCGCTGGCATCGGCCCGGACACGGCGTCGTCGCGGCCGCGCACTTCATCGCAGAGGTGGAAGAGTCGGGACTCATGCTGGCCGTCGGCGAATGGGTCATCCGAAGTGCGATCGAGCAGGTCGGCAAATGGGCCCGTAACGGCCTCGATGTCCGCGTCGCCATCAATATATCAGCGCTGCAACTGCACGAACCAGGATTGATCTCGATTCTTCAGAGCGCGCTCGAGGATCAACACGTCGATCCGTCGCGCGTCGCACTCGAGGTCACCGAAACGGCCGCCCTGCGCAATGCCGACGCCGCTGAAGAGGTGCTCCAAGAATGCCGTTCGATGGGCATCGTGGTAGCGCTCGACGATTTCGGCACGCAGTATGCGTCGTTGTCGTACCTCAAGAAATTGACCGTCGACGTGATCAAGATCGACAAATCGTTTGTCGCCGGCTTGCCGCATTCGGTCGAGGACGCGGCGATCGTGAGATCCGTGCTCTCACTAGGCCGCTCGCTGGGTCGCACGATTATCGCCGAAGGGGTCGAGCGTCCGGAGCAGGCGGAATGGCTGGCCGCTGAAGGCTGCGGGTTCGCGCAAGGCTACTGGCTGGGCTTACCGATGCCGGTGCTCGAGTTCGAAGCATGGCACATGTCTCGCAACGCGATGCACTCATCGCTTCCCAGCGGCTGAGACTGGGGTGGGGTTGCACCGGCACCTTGATTTGGGCTACTATTAGGGGCGGCTCGTAGGGGCCAAACACGCCCTTGTAGCTCAGTGGTAGAGCGCGTCCTTGGTAAGGACG
The Candidatus Eremiobacteraceae bacterium DNA segment above includes these coding regions:
- a CDS encoding EAL domain-containing protein, with product MPPFATPPPSSSIEDEHSLLVATLDATADGILVVDKCGKITRFNKRFVQLWRIPQSILDDGNDDAAISFVLSQLRDPDAFVAKVRELYGKPNAESFDVLEFLDGRVFERFSIPQQAGGIAVGRVWSFRDVTDRTIEERARDVAEARASRRLDRLDSLWRLQTIGDLHRAGLVRRILAEGRRALQMDFAVIVDAQGNATADGSGESLDPDIQKFVGCLASLCESESSTRGTIVIDANTSEQSPYSAKLKECGLLSALATPLRPSGTSQTLAFGSRHSQAEPSTHEDLEYIELLASYLARVLSDLDQRSQIAYLAYHDSLTGLENRARFLERLTEAMATANRSGRRLGVLYIDLDRFKDVNDSLGHATGDRVLLEAARRLRTMIRQGDACSRFGGDEFALLVPEVDSIADLEVLATRIGQVLALPYPVDDSDIHLSASTGIVVYPGDGDAPDMLLRHADAAMYRAKEDGRNRHFFFSSEIAARLQSRREIQTGVRDAMENGALELYYQPIVELSTGRTCTAETLLRWHRPGHGVVAAAHFIAEVEESGLMLAVGEWVIRSAIEQVGKWARNGLDVRVAINISALQLHEPGLISILQSALEDQHVDPSRVALEVTETAALRNADAAEEVLQECRSMGIVVALDDFGTQYASLSYLKKLTVDVIKIDKSFVAGLPHSVEDAAIVRSVLSLGRSLGRTIIAEGVERPEQAEWLAAEGCGFAQGYWLGLPMPVLEFEAWHMSRNAMHSSLPSG